Proteins encoded together in one Candidatus Xianfuyuplasma coldseepsis window:
- the rsxE gene encoding electron transport complex subunit RsxE, whose protein sequence is MARQKSNMEVFTTGFFKQNPTFVQFLGMCPTLAVTGSVEKAIGMGIGVIFVLVFSNLIISLIRKAVPREVRIPIYIVVIASLVTILEMVMYAYMEDIAAQLGTFLSLIVVNCLILGRAEAFASKNGPWRSVLDGLGMAIGFTGGIMLIAFFRELLGSGSITIWGDLAIQLIPVDFQIPILVAPAGAFLVFGILVSQVNKLKFRNLEGGEAA, encoded by the coding sequence ATGGCTCGACAAAAAAGTAATATGGAAGTATTCACTACTGGATTCTTTAAGCAAAATCCAACCTTTGTTCAGTTTTTAGGAATGTGTCCTACCCTCGCCGTAACCGGTAGTGTCGAAAAAGCGATTGGGATGGGAATTGGGGTTATCTTCGTTCTCGTCTTCAGTAACTTGATCATTTCCTTAATTCGTAAAGCCGTACCACGTGAGGTTCGGATTCCAATTTATATTGTTGTTATCGCTTCGCTCGTTACCATCTTAGAGATGGTGATGTATGCCTACATGGAAGACATTGCCGCACAACTTGGAACCTTCTTAAGTTTAATCGTTGTTAACTGTTTGATCTTAGGTCGTGCCGAAGCATTCGCTTCGAAAAACGGTCCATGGCGTAGTGTCTTAGATGGTCTTGGAATGGCCATTGGATTTACCGGAGGAATCATGTTGATTGCGTTCTTCCGTGAATTACTCGGTAGTGGAAGTATTACCATATGGGGTGACTTGGCGATTCAATTAATTCCTGTTGATTTCCAAATCCCAATCTTGGTTGCACCAGCTGGAGCCTTCTTGGTCTTCGGTATTCTCGTCAGCCAAGTCAACAAACTGAAATTCCGCAACCTTGAAGGAGGTGAGGCAGCATAA
- a CDS encoding electron transport complex protein RnfA, whose amino-acid sequence MELFALAFAAIFVNNVVLNQFYGLCPFLGVSTKKSSALSMGMAVTFVITLSTMIAYAIYFYVLVEYEIQYLSTIVFILVIASFVQLVEMVIKKFSPAIYSALGVYLPLITTNCAVLGVAIDVTVNGAGSQKLLMVGTQIPSFVEATIYALGISLGYAVVIFLFSAIREEMDAYPLKKNWQGIPIALITAFIMAMIFSGFSGVI is encoded by the coding sequence ATGGAACTATTTGCTCTTGCCTTTGCGGCCATCTTTGTTAATAATGTTGTCTTAAATCAATTCTACGGTCTCTGCCCCTTCCTTGGTGTATCGACCAAGAAAAGCAGTGCCCTTTCGATGGGGATGGCGGTTACCTTCGTCATCACCCTATCCACGATGATTGCCTACGCGATTTACTTCTATGTTCTCGTGGAATATGAAATTCAGTACCTCTCGACCATCGTCTTCATTTTAGTTATCGCATCCTTTGTCCAATTGGTCGAAATGGTGATTAAGAAGTTCAGTCCCGCCATCTACAGTGCCCTTGGGGTATATTTACCGCTTATCACAACCAACTGTGCTGTTCTAGGGGTTGCGATTGACGTTACAGTTAATGGTGCTGGATCGCAAAAATTATTGATGGTAGGAACCCAAATTCCAAGCTTCGTAGAAGCAACCATCTATGCCCTTGGTATTAGTTTAGGATATGCCGTTGTCATCTTCTTATTCTCTGCGATCCGCGAAGAAATGGATGCCTATCCGCTCAAGAAGAACTGGCAAGGGATTCCCATTGCCTTAATCACGGCCTTCATCATGGCGATGATCTTCAGTGGCTTTAGTGGGGTGATTTAA
- the pulA gene encoding type I pullulanase — protein sequence MNKTYYSYLDDFSQITILVPTSYRHDFVKSFTVIGNDEEIELDIISSEMIGNERKYITRFDGYILLNQMYHIYDDLNNTSELFTGKIVRTELFDDIYYYEQSDLGSSYRKDRTKFKIWTPVAKYMKLELLSPDGTHEIVPMEYDNQGVWYLRLKGDYETYKYRYISYVNGKEHTLTDPYGQSSNANGEWSYVIDESKLYKMRQQRPKFSGIPTDAVIYETHIRDFTKHPSLQATHPGKYASFTEQGLTTKEGYPAGIDHVLDLGITHIQLMPVYDFGSTDERNPENTYNWGYDPAQYNVPEGSFSSDPDDPYKRINELRKVIDDIHGLGLRVSMDVVYNHVYNHKLFAFEKIIPGYGYRFDNQGMMTDSSGCGNDVASERRMVRKFIIDSILFWAKEYKMDAFRFDLMGLLDIRTMNTLRQKLDRFRSDIIVYGEGWRMPTVIGDDFAAHMYNKHLLFNIGHFNDKTRELIKGATFDIKQRGYALGSSAKLDDIKNIIMGSCMNKFLFRYPTQSINYVECHDNNTFYDKAVIALGKDVTDDEIKRRQRLATSIVILSQGVPFIHSGQEFYRSKQGVENSYKSSDSINQINWDLIDENMRDINVVKELLRIRKKYDLFRLTAPSKIRDYVTIHTHESGTIRYELEDEETKLIVIFKNNTTKETFNLDDKYTLIFDGRKRSRRLLTKINVDEISTYILKRK from the coding sequence ATGAATAAGACGTATTACTCTTACTTAGACGATTTTAGTCAAATTACCATCTTAGTACCAACAAGCTATCGCCATGATTTTGTCAAGTCGTTTACCGTCATCGGCAACGACGAAGAAATTGAACTCGATATTATTTCCTCGGAAATGATTGGCAATGAACGCAAGTACATTACCCGTTTTGACGGCTATATTTTACTGAATCAAATGTATCACATCTATGACGATTTAAACAACACCAGTGAACTCTTCACCGGTAAGATTGTCCGTACCGAACTGTTCGACGACATTTACTATTATGAACAGTCCGACCTTGGAAGTAGTTATCGCAAAGACCGCACCAAATTTAAAATTTGGACACCGGTCGCCAAGTACATGAAGCTCGAATTGCTTAGTCCCGATGGCACCCATGAGATTGTTCCGATGGAATACGACAATCAAGGCGTCTGGTATCTCCGTTTAAAAGGCGATTACGAAACCTATAAATACCGCTACATCAGCTATGTCAACGGGAAAGAACATACATTAACCGATCCCTATGGACAGTCATCCAACGCCAACGGTGAATGGAGCTATGTCATCGATGAATCCAAACTGTATAAAATGCGTCAACAACGACCCAAGTTCAGTGGGATTCCAACCGATGCGGTGATTTACGAAACTCATATTCGTGATTTTACCAAACACCCATCCTTACAAGCAACCCACCCTGGCAAATATGCCAGTTTCACCGAACAAGGTCTCACAACCAAAGAAGGATATCCCGCTGGGATTGATCATGTCCTAGACCTCGGTATCACCCATATTCAGTTGATGCCAGTATATGATTTTGGTAGCACTGATGAACGTAACCCAGAGAACACCTACAACTGGGGATACGATCCCGCACAGTACAATGTTCCTGAAGGTTCCTTCTCCTCCGATCCCGATGATCCATATAAACGAATCAATGAACTACGCAAAGTCATCGACGATATTCACGGACTTGGCTTACGCGTATCAATGGACGTTGTCTACAATCACGTGTATAATCATAAATTGTTTGCCTTTGAAAAAATTATCCCTGGATATGGCTATCGCTTTGATAACCAAGGTATGATGACCGACAGCAGTGGCTGTGGCAACGATGTTGCCAGTGAACGTCGCATGGTTCGTAAGTTCATCATTGATAGTATTTTATTTTGGGCCAAAGAATACAAAATGGATGCCTTCCGATTTGACTTAATGGGCTTACTCGATATTCGGACAATGAACACCTTACGTCAAAAACTTGATCGCTTCCGCAGTGACATCATCGTCTATGGGGAAGGATGGCGGATGCCAACCGTAATCGGTGATGATTTTGCCGCACATATGTACAACAAGCACTTACTGTTCAACATCGGTCATTTCAACGACAAAACCCGTGAACTGATCAAAGGAGCCACCTTCGATATCAAACAACGTGGTTATGCCCTCGGATCCAGTGCCAAACTCGATGATATTAAGAATATTATCATGGGTAGCTGCATGAACAAGTTCTTATTCCGCTATCCCACGCAATCGATCAACTACGTCGAATGCCATGACAATAACACCTTCTATGACAAAGCCGTTATCGCTTTGGGTAAAGACGTCACAGATGATGAAATCAAACGTCGTCAACGACTCGCAACGAGTATCGTCATCTTAAGTCAAGGAGTACCGTTTATCCACAGCGGACAAGAATTTTACCGCAGTAAACAAGGCGTGGAAAACTCCTACAAATCCTCCGATTCCATCAATCAAATCAACTGGGATTTAATTGACGAAAACATGCGCGATATCAACGTTGTCAAAGAATTGCTTCGAATCCGTAAAAAATACGACCTGTTCCGCTTAACCGCACCATCAAAAATACGTGATTATGTCACAATTCATACCCATGAATCCGGAACGATACGCTACGAGCTAGAAGATGAAGAAACCAAACTGATTGTCATCTTCAAAAACAACACGACAAAAGAAACCTTTAACTTAGACGATAAATACACCCTCATTTTTGACGGTCGGAAACGATCTCGTCGTTTGCTTACCAAAATCAATGTGGATGAAATTAGTACATATATTTTAAAACGAAAATAG
- a CDS encoding YigZ family protein, whose amino-acid sequence MKSILNRISSEIIEKKSLFINYTIPIRSLDHFKQEYQAIKKEHPDANHHCYAYIIGSKQEHQKYYDDGEPSRTAGFPMLEVLLKQDLTDILTVTVRYFGGTKLGAGGLVRAYSKSVSNTLQEAKFSFLKVYQIVEVTIDFDHIGSIEHFLHNDYTLIHTSYDEQVHYHVELIEKDVKRFSSWVQDQTKGSASISILRTIKRYE is encoded by the coding sequence ATGAAGAGTATCCTCAATCGCATCTCAAGCGAAATCATTGAGAAAAAGAGTCTGTTTATCAATTATACGATTCCCATTCGTTCATTGGATCATTTTAAGCAGGAATACCAAGCGATTAAGAAAGAACATCCCGATGCGAATCATCATTGTTATGCGTATATTATTGGTTCAAAACAAGAACACCAAAAATATTATGATGATGGGGAACCCTCACGAACCGCTGGCTTTCCCATGTTAGAAGTTCTACTAAAACAGGATTTAACCGATATTTTAACCGTTACGGTGCGCTATTTTGGGGGTACAAAACTAGGAGCAGGTGGATTGGTACGAGCGTATTCCAAAAGTGTCAGCAACACCTTGCAAGAGGCGAAGTTTTCGTTTTTAAAAGTGTACCAGATAGTTGAAGTAACCATTGATTTTGATCACATCGGTAGCATTGAGCACTTCTTACACAATGACTACACATTAATTCATACCTCATATGATGAACAGGTTCATTATCATGTGGAATTGATAGAGAAAGATGTCAAACGATTCTCTTCCTGGGTTCAAGATCAAACAAAGGGGTCCGCTTCTATATCAATCCTACGAACCATCAAACGCTATGAATAA
- a CDS encoding (Fe-S)-binding protein, which produces MLLESFISEAMPVIILTTVISIALALLLWGASVLFHVEEDPRLQDITDLLPNQNCGLCGNPGCRAMADAILREDAKLTQCKPGDQAMRDEIKEYLETHPDESGEFVKVKM; this is translated from the coding sequence ATGTTGCTTGAAAGCTTTATCTCAGAAGCAATGCCTGTCATTATCCTTACCACCGTCATTAGTATTGCTCTTGCATTATTGCTATGGGGCGCAAGTGTTTTATTCCACGTTGAAGAAGACCCACGTCTCCAAGACATCACAGATCTATTACCCAATCAAAACTGTGGTCTGTGTGGAAATCCAGGTTGTCGCGCAATGGCCGATGCCATCTTGCGTGAAGATGCGAAACTTACACAATGTAAACCAGGGGACCAAGCAATGCGTGACGAGATAAAAGAATATTTGGAAACGCATCCTGATGAATCCGGGGAATTTGTTAAAGTTAAAATGTAA
- a CDS encoding 3'-5' exoribonuclease YhaM family protein, producing the protein MELTTFYAKIETINTTTYDTNTIRVTAEDKEGYTLRIHENEEVVAGAIYFFESEPVVFKEKEQLEVQNFTHIDQMDIPFKRRQELMETFYEYAPVDTEDIKTTIEEYLDSISNDTIKVLVDTMYQKFKQSFYLYPAATKFHHAYIGGLSYHTATMMKLTDGFLAVYPFLNKDLLIGGILLHDICKVEELSNYAGPEYTKEGRLIGHITMAVKELEVIAEQLGKRHTEELLLLQHMILSHHYYGNYGSPKKTNIPEALILHFIDNIDSKMTVLQETLDQTEEGEFTSPIPVLDREKYYKSKLK; encoded by the coding sequence ATGGAACTAACAACGTTCTATGCAAAAATCGAAACGATCAATACAACAACATACGACACCAACACTATCCGGGTAACCGCTGAAGACAAAGAAGGGTATACATTGCGGATCCATGAGAACGAAGAAGTTGTCGCAGGGGCGATATACTTTTTTGAGAGTGAACCCGTTGTATTCAAAGAAAAAGAACAACTAGAAGTTCAAAACTTTACCCATATCGATCAAATGGACATCCCTTTCAAACGCCGCCAAGAACTGATGGAAACCTTCTATGAATACGCACCTGTTGATACCGAAGACATCAAAACAACGATTGAAGAGTACCTTGATAGTATTTCAAACGATACGATTAAAGTATTGGTAGACACGATGTATCAAAAATTCAAGCAGTCGTTCTATCTCTATCCCGCGGCCACTAAATTTCATCATGCCTATATCGGCGGATTGTCGTATCACACGGCAACGATGATGAAATTAACCGATGGATTCCTAGCCGTTTATCCGTTCTTAAACAAAGATCTCTTAATTGGTGGTATTCTCTTGCACGATATCTGTAAAGTGGAAGAACTGAGTAATTACGCTGGACCGGAATACACCAAAGAAGGACGGTTAATTGGCCATATTACGATGGCGGTGAAAGAACTCGAAGTAATTGCCGAACAACTTGGTAAACGACATACTGAAGAATTATTGTTACTTCAACACATGATTCTCAGTCATCATTATTATGGCAATTACGGAAGCCCGAAAAAAACCAATATTCCCGAAGCCTTGATTCTTCATTTCATTGATAACATCGATTCGAAGATGACCGTTTTACAAGAAACACTGGATCAAACGGAAGAAGGAGAATTCACGTCACCAATTCCGGTACTAGATCGCGAAAAATATTACAAATCGAAATTAAAATAA
- a CDS encoding FMN-binding protein, whose protein sequence is MKPLKIVFMLFITVVGLSLAVFVVEGFTSEEIARRKAEEMKEIIDSLSDIFPAMEPTYQVETAEPTSDAATAGITSILEITDSSGNAVGYVYFVTFRGYASNLEYMMSVDAEGNIGGFEMLSQAESASTADEFMSPDLWAQFSGMSIQLAGSGDFDGVAGATFTTGYWKTSMQSVYNYHLDTYGFTPLTPEQVKMKKLEALAGGTITEYTPTNPFDSYGITSIYTTDGDAVVVYEASFVGFNGDDENQYAIAYDTTTNEVLGYITLYSGDTAEYGAEKMYDETLWSQFDGNLSTDMTGVSVDTFGGASVTGLAFESSLQLVALYHRWEFEGEKELTYNERVDKAFDELFASATEYVDVTGGKLTNPLIEGVYDAYNGNTYLGTVYHMITIGASYSEITYIEFMVGIDADDNFTGLQFIDTTDTKNRVEGYYDDAYDTSMIGDAITAELDLDEVGGATITFAQVRDAVEILVDYHINKYPLFEVPGDTSIANLQTVYPDAITFESVYTTYSYDSNILNLYAAKDGSDAIIGYVYYATFEGFADDITYLLSVDLSDTIVQFMVISQNDTPGYGGQIADAANWTQFIDLAFLDAANGDFDGLSGATVTTTAWKASIADIYDYHTSESVGGAN, encoded by the coding sequence ATGAAACCTCTAAAAATCGTGTTTATGTTATTTATCACCGTTGTTGGACTCAGTCTTGCTGTCTTCGTTGTCGAAGGATTTACGAGTGAGGAAATTGCTCGTCGTAAAGCCGAAGAAATGAAAGAAATCATTGATTCCTTATCGGATATTTTCCCCGCGATGGAACCCACGTACCAAGTGGAAACTGCGGAGCCAACCTCCGATGCAGCTACCGCTGGAATTACCAGCATCTTAGAAATTACCGACAGTAGTGGCAATGCCGTTGGCTATGTCTACTTTGTCACCTTCCGCGGTTATGCTAGTAACTTGGAATATATGATGAGTGTCGATGCAGAAGGAAACATTGGAGGCTTTGAAATGTTAAGTCAAGCCGAAAGTGCATCGACGGCAGATGAGTTTATGAGCCCAGACCTGTGGGCCCAATTCTCTGGAATGTCGATACAATTAGCTGGAAGTGGTGACTTTGATGGCGTTGCCGGGGCAACCTTTACCACCGGGTATTGGAAAACCTCGATGCAAAGTGTCTATAACTACCATCTCGATACCTATGGCTTCACACCACTGACACCAGAACAAGTAAAAATGAAAAAACTTGAAGCACTTGCCGGTGGAACCATCACAGAATATACACCGACGAATCCATTCGACAGTTATGGAATCACTAGTATTTATACTACCGATGGTGATGCTGTTGTTGTCTACGAAGCATCCTTTGTTGGATTCAACGGAGACGATGAAAATCAATATGCGATTGCCTATGATACCACTACCAATGAAGTGCTTGGATACATCACCTTATATAGTGGTGATACCGCTGAATACGGTGCTGAAAAAATGTATGATGAAACCTTATGGAGCCAATTTGATGGCAACCTAAGTACCGATATGACCGGTGTTAGTGTCGATACCTTTGGTGGAGCAAGTGTAACTGGACTCGCCTTTGAATCGAGTCTCCAACTCGTGGCATTATACCACCGTTGGGAATTTGAGGGTGAAAAAGAACTTACCTATAACGAACGCGTTGACAAAGCATTTGATGAACTATTTGCATCGGCGACAGAGTATGTCGATGTGACGGGTGGTAAACTAACCAACCCACTCATCGAAGGTGTGTATGATGCGTACAATGGCAATACCTACCTTGGTACGGTATACCACATGATTACCATCGGTGCATCCTATAGTGAGATTACCTACATTGAGTTTATGGTTGGGATTGATGCCGATGATAACTTCACCGGACTACAATTCATTGATACAACCGATACCAAAAATCGTGTCGAAGGATATTATGATGATGCATACGATACTTCAATGATCGGGGATGCGATTACCGCTGAACTCGATTTGGATGAAGTTGGTGGCGCAACCATAACCTTCGCTCAAGTTCGGGATGCGGTTGAGATTCTAGTCGATTACCACATCAATAAATATCCACTCTTTGAAGTACCGGGAGACACTAGTATCGCCAATTTGCAAACGGTCTATCCCGATGCCATAACCTTTGAATCGGTCTATACAACCTATTCTTACGACAGCAATATTCTAAACTTATATGCTGCCAAAGATGGTAGTGATGCAATTATTGGTTATGTCTATTATGCAACTTTTGAAGGATTTGCCGACGACATTACCTATCTATTATCGGTTGATCTTAGCGATACCATCGTTCAGTTCATGGTCATCTCACAGAATGATACACCTGGTTATGGTGGTCAAATTGCGGATGCTGCCAACTGGACGCAGTTCATTGATTTGGCATTCTTGGATGCAGCCAATGGCGACTTTGATGGATTGTCCGGCGCAACCGTGACAACCACAGCCTGGAAAGCATCCATCGCCGACATCTATGACTACCACACATCCGAATCTGTAGGAGGTGCAAACTAA
- a CDS encoding rhodanese-like domain-containing protein: protein MKKLLLVFAAFALTFALSACGEEGLPELPDEVTMDNIDDFLGRPDVQYVDVRDFDERMFSGYIQGFEVIPYFDYLKYEDILVDNGGWVYDAGEAKSETALEALFDDSKAIFIMCGSGTRAGYIKDALEAIGFDNVYNIGGYGSYDTTSDFNVAGDNSYVNVPLVKGGWDEGTYFGFDPVGLYMATVVINSQGGIQAVAFDALYGDSTKQIIGEGYDMGRFSDPYVANYWFTHADNLAAEVVASQGWSNITLDQMTLTEIEAEDSLPHHIIEFDGLAGVTVGAEGFVYAWNDAISQASDSDLGVVDTELTNEEWLLLHADWKAYGWTLSLDGDDHVFEFSGTDANQFWNNNAQYPIDPALDATATSVDVTLTAPEQGFMLKIEITGGANLEVPFTGTGAEQVVSIPLDGFTAEQIPQLNLIVLFATTVDGTGTITVHSVDVN, encoded by the coding sequence ATGAAAAAATTACTATTGGTTTTTGCAGCATTTGCATTAACGTTTGCACTTAGTGCATGTGGGGAAGAAGGACTTCCAGAACTTCCAGATGAAGTAACAATGGATAATATTGATGACTTTTTAGGTCGTCCAGATGTACAATATGTAGACGTACGTGATTTCGACGAAAGAATGTTTTCTGGTTACATCCAAGGTTTCGAAGTTATCCCTTATTTTGATTACTTAAAATATGAAGATATCTTAGTAGACAACGGTGGATGGGTGTACGATGCTGGTGAAGCAAAAAGCGAAACTGCTTTAGAAGCATTATTCGACGACAGCAAAGCTATCTTTATCATGTGTGGTAGTGGAACTCGCGCTGGGTACATTAAAGATGCATTAGAAGCAATCGGATTTGACAATGTATATAACATTGGTGGATACGGAAGCTATGACACAACTAGTGACTTTAACGTAGCTGGCGACAACTCTTATGTCAATGTACCACTTGTTAAAGGTGGATGGGATGAAGGTACCTACTTCGGATTCGATCCAGTTGGATTATACATGGCTACTGTTGTTATCAACAGCCAAGGTGGAATCCAAGCCGTAGCATTTGACGCATTATACGGAGACTCTACCAAACAAATCATAGGTGAAGGTTATGACATGGGTAGATTTAGTGATCCTTATGTAGCAAACTATTGGTTCACACATGCTGACAACTTAGCAGCTGAAGTTGTAGCTAGTCAAGGTTGGTCAAACATTACTTTAGACCAAATGACATTGACTGAAATCGAAGCGGAAGACAGTCTTCCACATCACATCATCGAATTTGATGGTTTAGCAGGTGTTACTGTTGGAGCTGAAGGATTTGTCTATGCATGGAACGATGCCATCTCTCAAGCAAGCGATAGCGATCTTGGTGTTGTAGACACAGAATTAACAAACGAAGAATGGTTATTATTACACGCTGATTGGAAAGCATATGGATGGACATTGAGCCTTGATGGAGATGATCATGTATTTGAATTCTCTGGAACCGATGCAAATCAATTCTGGAACAACAATGCACAATACCCAATCGATCCTGCACTAGATGCAACTGCTACAAGTGTTGATGTAACATTAACAGCACCAGAACAAGGATTCATGTTAAAAATTGAAATTACTGGTGGAGCAAACTTAGAAGTACCATTCACAGGTACTGGTGCAGAACAAGTTGTCAGTATCCCACTTGATGGATTTACTGCAGAACAAATTCCACAATTAAATCTTATCGTATTATTCGCAACTACTGTTGATGGAACTGGAACGATTACTGTTCATAGTGTTGATGTGAACTAA
- a CDS encoding NusG domain II-containing protein — protein MHKSDWILIAVILIVAVSSFLIFRQVTNDNALVDGVAIVYYNNEKIVEIELEDGNYKIFNEDRVINIDEENDIFHVLGSNPYGVYIEYSEQRVRVIDEESPKHICQTQGWTNSPLSPLTCLPNNIIIVVEAKDPNLPDDITG, from the coding sequence ATGCATAAATCAGACTGGATTTTAATCGCTGTCATCCTCATTGTGGCGGTCTCAAGCTTCCTCATTTTCCGCCAAGTCACAAATGACAATGCATTAGTGGACGGTGTCGCTATAGTCTACTATAATAATGAGAAAATTGTCGAGATCGAACTTGAAGATGGTAATTATAAAATTTTTAATGAAGACCGAGTTATCAACATTGACGAAGAGAACGACATCTTTCATGTACTCGGATCAAACCCCTATGGGGTTTATATTGAATACAGTGAGCAACGGGTTCGTGTCATCGACGAGGAAAGTCCCAAACACATCTGTCAAACACAGGGATGGACAAACTCACCGTTATCACCACTGACATGCTTACCCAACAACATTATTATTGTTGTTGAAGCAAAAGACCCGAACTTACCCGATGATATCACTGGATAG
- a CDS encoding CCA tRNA nucleotidyltransferase, which translates to MSLYVETAKQILRTFHANNFEAYFVGGFVRDTLLGRSCEDIDITTSATPNQVIALFDDVKRTGRKFGGVTILMGGFSYEVTTYRLESEYHNHRHPSKVSFSSNLEDDLKRRDFTVNALVMDDNDHIIDLIDGQADLDKRILRTIGDANQRFHEDALRILRAFRFVSKLGFTLAEDTVTAIANNAALVETIAIERVMVELDKTCQEPHQQQAFLYMVETGVHNHLPGLTKGIEFLAKNDINIHPLELFIIGFIFEDIDDRWRFSNRDIRLIYQVMNLHEVTKDDAFNKFVLFSNKLEPCLLANRINVLLGYPDQEQAILRMWDEMPVKDVCDLAFKGQDILELTTLKKRSIIGLVIDDLLYEVIMNNMPNTYDTLKPFALQRVHQLQTEMGEDHE; encoded by the coding sequence ATGTCATTATACGTAGAAACCGCCAAACAAATCCTTCGTACTTTTCATGCGAATAATTTCGAAGCGTATTTTGTGGGTGGATTTGTTCGGGATACGCTCTTAGGGCGCTCCTGTGAAGATATCGACATTACAACCAGTGCCACACCGAATCAGGTCATCGCACTATTTGATGATGTCAAACGCACCGGAAGAAAATTCGGTGGTGTAACCATCCTTATGGGTGGTTTTTCCTATGAAGTGACAACCTATCGTTTGGAAAGCGAATACCACAATCATCGTCATCCATCCAAGGTCTCCTTTTCATCCAATCTAGAAGATGACTTGAAACGCCGTGATTTTACTGTCAATGCCCTCGTCATGGATGATAACGACCACATCATTGATTTAATTGATGGCCAAGCCGATTTGGACAAACGCATCCTCCGAACCATTGGTGATGCTAATCAACGATTCCATGAAGATGCACTCCGGATCCTTCGGGCCTTTCGCTTTGTCAGTAAACTCGGGTTTACCCTTGCAGAAGACACCGTTACGGCAATTGCCAACAACGCAGCTTTGGTTGAGACAATCGCCATTGAACGAGTCATGGTGGAACTTGACAAAACCTGTCAGGAACCACATCAACAACAAGCCTTTTTATATATGGTAGAGACGGGTGTTCATAACCATCTACCAGGACTAACTAAGGGAATCGAATTCCTCGCAAAGAATGACATCAACATTCATCCGTTGGAACTCTTTATCATTGGCTTTATCTTTGAAGACATTGACGATCGTTGGCGGTTTTCCAATCGCGACATCCGCTTGATTTATCAAGTCATGAATCTTCATGAAGTCACCAAAGATGATGCCTTCAACAAGTTTGTCCTATTTTCCAACAAACTAGAACCCTGTCTACTGGCCAATCGAATCAATGTCCTACTCGGGTATCCCGATCAAGAACAAGCCATCCTGAGAATGTGGGATGAAATGCCGGTTAAGGATGTCTGTGATTTGGCATTTAAAGGACAAGACATATTGGAACTGACAACATTAAAAAAACGATCCATCATCGGCCTTGTGATTGATGACTTACTGTATGAAGTAATCATGAACAACATGCCAAATACCTATGATACATTGAAACCGTTCGCCTTACAGCGCGTACACCAACTCCAAACCGAAATGGGAGAAGATCATGAATAA